The Aneurinibacillus uraniidurans genome segment AAAGCTGCGCCACTTTTTGTTTTCCATGGGCGGTAACGGGTTTGTGCCCGCTGTAAAAAACCGCTACACCATCATGATTCATGCTGTCCCTCACGGTATAGTACGGTCCGTTCGGCTGCTGAACAAGACGAGAGGCATCATCAACAGACAGAGCAGGAACGGGCTGCGCCAGTCTGTACTCGATTTGCTGATGTAGCACATTTCCAAGTGATTCAATACTAGAAAGCTTCTGCTCAATCCCGGTTGCCTCGCGACGGGCAATCCGTTGTAATTCATCGTTCGCAGTTTGCTTACTATGTATAATGATCTGCTCTTTCGTCCAAATGCCCGAGAAAAAATACAATCCCACAAAAAGCAATTCCACTAGCACAAGCGGAATCAACACGGTTCGTACATATGACTTCCATATCCACCGAAGCAGAGAAATTGGTCGGTTTTGTTTGAACTTCTTACTGTGGTGTGCTGATATGAACCATGATTTCATACTCGTTATCAATGCCAAACGGGATGCTGATAAACTTGTTGACAGAACGGAATCGGCTTTCTCCCTCATTAATAATCGGTGGAGTAATATTTACATCTGTATGCCCACTGTTTGTAAGCTCGGTACAACAAGCCGCGCCTACCCAGTTTCCGAACTCAGAAAAAGCACTCCATCCCATGTCATCAATCTCAAGAATTTCCATACCACCATACATTTTACCAATAATGGCACAAACCGTAGCGGTTGACATCCCCATGATTAGTTCTGCCTTAATAGACCCTGTTACCCCAACAATGACAGATACTTGCCCGGATAGTACGGGATTTACCTGTAATGTCGGTTTACCAGGGTTAACTTTCATACCAAGATGATTTTCCAGGACGCTACGTGTCCCAAGCAAAATGGCATTAACTTGATTTGCTTGCATACTCCCCGCCCTCCACCTGTTTCTCTTTACAACATATTAACCAAGCACTTTTTTGATTGCTTCAATAACGCGGTCTTCCTGGAACGGCTTCACAATAAAGTCACGTGCACCGGCCTGAATGGCCTGTACAACCATGTTCTGTTGACCCATCGCAGAACACATAATAATTTTAGCGTTCGGGTCCAATGCGCGAATTTCTTTTACCGCTTCGATTCCATCCATCTCTGGCATTGTAATATCCATCGTTACCAAATCAGGCGTAACCTGCTTGTATTTCTCAACTGCTTCTAGGCCATTCGCTGCTTCTTCCGCTACTGTATATCCATGCTTTGTAAGAAATCCTTTAATCATCATTCGCATGAATGATGCATCATCCACAATCATAACTCGTTTACTCATCCGTGTTCCTCCTCATTCTCTGCCTAATTTATATACCAATAAGAATAGTTAGCGTCTGTTGAAAAGGTATCTAATCACTCCACTAGGAGATTATACCTATTATTTCCCATTTTTTCAACAGAAACTGGATAAAAAATTATCTTTTATTACTTCAGTATGATGACTTTTACTGGTTTGGTCAATAACCAATCGATGAAAAAATTAGCACCCATACTGCAGTATCTGGCGGATATACTACATGTACGCCCCGAAAAAACCTGGAGGTGACCGTAAGTAATGACCAATAATCACGACCTATTCAGGAACAAACGTGACTTTGCCCGTGCTGAGTTTGCAACTGAGTTATACAAGCCACCGGGAAAACCGCGTGCTCGTGAAGCTCATACGCAGACAAATCAGGATACACCACGCAATGCCGGGTTTAAAAATGTAAAGGTTCCTTTTCAGCAGAAGGCTGGTCTACCAGGAAACCGGGCATAAAATACATGAGGCTGTCTCAAAAGCTAGAATGAGGCAGCCTCTTCTTGGTGAAAGTTTTTCCCAAAGTATGGTGGAGGAGTGGGATCGGGTGGGGCCTCGTCACTTCGGTATGCTCGCTACGAAGTAGGAACTTTCCGCTTCAGGTGCCAGATGAACTCGCCCACAAAAGAGAACCCACGATGTATTTACATCGAAGGATTGTGGGCAAAAACCCGTTCACCTGACCCCTTCCGCTGGGGATCGCATACAGGCGTTCCGTTGCCCCACCCGATCCCACTCCTAACACACTTTGAGTAAACACCATCAAGTAATATCAAGATGCTGAGCTTCGCTATGCAGGTAAAAATAAGGAAGCAAGTTTCCAAAAACCAGTTGCGATCGAATACATTCTATTTTTTTTCGATCGCAATAATATAAGGTGGTCGATTGTCCGGGTTGATGTAATCGTAACGCAGAACAAGATATTCTGTGATCGGCAACGACTGTGCATATG includes the following:
- a CDS encoding chemotaxis protein CheX; the protein is MQANQVNAILLGTRSVLENHLGMKVNPGKPTLQVNPVLSGQVSVIVGVTGSIKAELIMGMSTATVCAIIGKMYGGMEILEIDDMGWSAFSEFGNWVGAACCTELTNSGHTDVNITPPIINEGESRFRSVNKFISIPFGIDNEYEIMVHISTPQ
- a CDS encoding response regulator, which translates into the protein MSKRVMIVDDASFMRMMIKGFLTKHGYTVAEEAANGLEAVEKYKQVTPDLVTMDITMPEMDGIEAVKEIRALDPNAKIIMCSAMGQQNMVVQAIQAGARDFIVKPFQEDRVIEAIKKVLG